The genomic window AAAATCTTCAACCTCATCAATTTACACCCGGCATTGCCAGGTGGGCCAAAGGGAACGTGGCAACAAGTTATCTGGCAACTCATGGAATCTCGGGCAGACCGACAAGGTGCGATGATTCACTTGTGTACCCAGGAATGGGACGAGGGGCCTCCACTCACGTTCTGCTCATTTTCTCTGCGAACTGCAGAGTATGAGGTTCTATGGGAGCAGTTCGAAAGGAAGTTAGAATCGGTAACTCTAGCGGAAATAATGAGGACTGAAGGAGAAAATGAACCTCTCTTTGCAAGAATACGCAAAGATGGCGAGATTCGAGAGATACCATTGCTTGCATATACTTTGAAGTATTTCGCTGATGGCAAACTTAGAATCAAAGATCGAATGATTTATGAAAAAGAAAGACCTCTTGCTGGGGCGTATGATTTAACTGCGTTGGTGGATCACGCGGTTAAAACAAGAGAATT from Methanomassiliicoccales archaeon includes these protein-coding regions:
- a CDS encoding formyltransferase family protein, which codes for MVLKIGWFSTGRDAAARNLLKTIVKKKDEGFFDIEIAFVFSNWEEDEDPTHPTFEDRRRFCKLVRGFDIPLVCLSWKKFRPDLRLENREKWRSAYGEKMRELISPFPFDLGVLAGYMLWMDNESCKIFNLINLHPALPGGPKGTWQQVIWQLMESRADRQGAMIHLCTQEWDEGPPLTFCSFSLRTAEYEVLWEQFERKLESVTLAEIMRTEGENEPLFARIRKDGEIREIPLLAYTLKYFADGKLRIKDRMIYEKERPLAGAYDLTALVDHAVKTREFEV